A single genomic interval of Musa acuminata AAA Group cultivar baxijiao chromosome BXJ3-4, Cavendish_Baxijiao_AAA, whole genome shotgun sequence harbors:
- the LOC135636414 gene encoding LIM domain-containing protein WLIM2b-like has protein sequence MSFTGTQDKCKACDKTVHFIDLLTADGVPYHKTCFKCSHCKGTLLNQQETMQFHTTCSNFSQLDMIMCNYSSMDGILYCKPHFEQLFKESGSFTKKFPTGDLMPFLPASLRSSSSHTISPSKSPSKISYMFTGTQDKCVSCKKTAYPLEKLTVEGKSYHKTCFKCSHGGCTLTPSSYAALEGIIYCKHHFTQLFKEMGSYNHLVCVASLV, from the exons ATGTCTTTCACTGGCACCCAGGACAAGTGCAAAGCATGTGACAAGACTGTCCATTTCATTGATCTCTTGACTGCAGATGGAGTCCCTTATCATAAGACTTGCTTCAAGTGCAGCCACTGCAAAGGAACTCTGCTCAACCAGCAAGAAACCATGCAGTTCCATACAACCTGCTCCAATTTTAGCCAATTAGACATGATC ATGTGCAACTACTCTTCCATGGATGGCATCCTCTACTGCAAGCCTCACTTTGAGCAGCTGTTCAAGGAGTCAGGCAGCTTCACCAAAAAGTTCCCAACAGGTGATTTGATGCCTTTCCTACCTGCTTCTCTGAGGTCCTCGTCATCGCATACCATTTCTCCA TCTAAAAGCCCAAGCAAGATCTCCTACATGTTCACCGGAACCCAAGACAAGTGTGTCAGCTGCAAGAAAACAGCATACCCTTTGGAGAAG CTGACCGTGGAAGGTAAGTCGTACCACAAGACCTGCTTCAAGTGCTCTCATGGGGGTTGCACACTCACGCCGTCCTCCTACGCTGCCCTCGAAGGCATCATCTACTGCAAGCACCATTTCACGCAGCTGTTCAAGGAGATGGGAAGCTACAATCACCTGGTCTGTGTTGCCTCACTGGTATGA